The Methanothrix soehngenii GP6 genome has a window encoding:
- a CDS encoding nucleoside deaminase has product MDIFMQAALDEARKGSREGGIPIGAVLVEEGRIIGRGRNRRVQQRDQMMHAEIDCLRNARLTGGYHNAVLYTTLMPCYMCAGAVVYFGIKKVVVGEARSAPAARDFMQAHGIEVVDLDWAECRMLMEEYISMNRKQWDEVLSELNPDLLIQQEK; this is encoded by the coding sequence ATGGATATCTTCATGCAGGCGGCGCTGGATGAGGCCCGCAAGGGCTCCAGAGAAGGTGGGATTCCCATAGGAGCGGTCCTAGTTGAGGAGGGACGGATCATAGGAAGAGGAAGGAACAGACGAGTGCAGCAAAGAGATCAGATGATGCATGCTGAGATCGACTGCCTGCGCAATGCCCGGCTGACCGGCGGCTATCACAATGCAGTGCTATATACAACCCTCATGCCCTGCTACATGTGCGCCGGGGCAGTGGTCTACTTCGGGATCAAGAAGGTAGTGGTTGGCGAGGCCAGGAGCGCTCCCGCAGCCAGGGACTTCATGCAGGCTCATGGGATAGAGGTGGTGGACCTAGACTGGGCTGAGTGCAGGATGCTGATGGAGGAGTACATAAGCATGAACCGGAAGCAGTGGGATGAGGTTTTGTCGGAGCTGAACCCGGATCTGCTGATCCAGCAGGAAAAATGA
- a CDS encoding Mut7-C RNAse domain-containing protein, with protein MEERPPDETPSEERGPEVMLGEDEPPAERPQERSFLVDLMLLRLARWLRLLGQDVANPESDSDKALLGQAKRENRILVTRDKRLFSSCSAAGVEGILIRSSRICEQILEMAEKGIALRIDPQRCTLCNSSLKEAEGRDGEIWICPNCQRLYWRGSHWKNMEKMLEALRLRKHEREVDKEECKGEHKS; from the coding sequence GTGGAAGAGAGACCGCCGGATGAGACGCCGTCTGAAGAGAGAGGACCGGAAGTGATGCTGGGTGAAGACGAGCCGCCGGCAGAGAGGCCTCAAGAGAGAAGCTTTCTGGTCGACCTCATGCTCCTCCGCCTGGCAAGGTGGCTGCGCCTTTTGGGCCAGGATGTGGCCAATCCCGAGAGCGACAGCGATAAGGCACTCCTTGGCCAGGCAAAAAGGGAGAATAGGATCCTCGTCACCAGAGATAAGAGGCTCTTTTCATCCTGCTCAGCTGCCGGGGTGGAGGGCATTCTCATCCGCTCGTCCCGGATCTGTGAACAGATCCTGGAGATGGCCGAAAAGGGGATCGCTCTGAGGATAGATCCCCAAAGGTGCACCCTGTGCAACAGCTCCCTTAAGGAAGCTGAAGGGCGTGATGGGGAGATCTGGATCTGTCCCAATTGCCAGAGGCTATACTGGAGGGGTAGCCACTGGAAGAATATGGAAAAGATGCTAGAAGCTCTTCGACTTCGGAAGCATGAAAGAGAAGTCGATAAAGAAGAATGCAAGGGAGAACATAAATCATAA
- the gatA gene encoding Asp-tRNA(Asn)/Glu-tRNA(Gln) amidotransferase subunit GatA produces the protein MLSELKATLLAGSAEEYLSQLYERIERGKLNAFTTLARETALREAKSFDQNPGKGLLAGVPIAIKECISTKGIESNCSSRILQGYIPPYDAHVIERLRAEGAIIMGKTNMDEFAMGTSTETSAFGPTRNPWDIDCVPGGSSGGSAACVAGGEAPCSLGSDTGGSVRCPASFCGIVGLKPTYGLVSRYGLIAYANSLEQIGPLTRTVKDTALLLEVIAGHDWRDSTSAEKSSYLPDLDRGIYGMKIGIPKEYFGEGVNEKVEKSVWDAISVLEGLGASWQEVSLPHTQYALAAYYVIAMSEASSNLARFDGLRYGLRQAGEDRDWHTTFSEIRSKGFGPEVKRRILLGTYALSAGYYGRYYLKALKVRTLIKEDFLQAFKQVDLLASPTMPIPAFRIGERINDPLSLYKADIFTVPINLAGVPAISLPCGFAGQLPIGLQLIGPHFGEAAVLQAAQAFEAATPYHERTPEEVV, from the coding sequence ATGCTGTCCGAGCTTAAGGCAACCCTCCTGGCCGGATCGGCAGAGGAGTATCTCTCCCAGCTTTATGAGAGGATCGAGAGGGGTAAGCTCAATGCCTTTACCACCCTGGCCAGGGAAACGGCTTTGAGAGAGGCAAAAAGCTTTGATCAAAATCCGGGGAAGGGGCTCCTGGCCGGAGTTCCCATCGCCATCAAGGAGTGCATATCGACCAAGGGAATTGAGAGCAACTGCAGCTCCAGGATTCTGCAGGGATACATCCCGCCATATGATGCCCATGTGATCGAGCGTTTGCGGGCAGAGGGGGCCATAATCATGGGCAAGACCAATATGGACGAGTTCGCCATGGGGACCTCCACTGAGACCAGCGCCTTCGGTCCGACCAGAAACCCCTGGGATATCGATTGCGTTCCGGGCGGCTCCAGCGGGGGAAGCGCTGCTTGCGTTGCTGGTGGCGAGGCTCCTTGTTCCCTGGGCTCGGATACGGGCGGATCGGTGCGCTGTCCGGCATCGTTCTGCGGCATCGTCGGCCTGAAGCCCACCTACGGCCTGGTATCGCGTTATGGACTGATCGCTTATGCCAACTCCTTAGAGCAGATCGGGCCTCTGACCCGTACGGTAAAGGATACCGCACTCCTCTTGGAGGTCATCGCCGGGCATGACTGGCGGGACTCGACCTCAGCGGAGAAGAGCAGCTATCTGCCCGACCTGGACCGGGGGATCTATGGCATGAAGATAGGCATACCCAAGGAGTACTTCGGGGAAGGGGTGAATGAAAAAGTAGAGAAGTCGGTCTGGGATGCGATATCCGTCCTGGAGGGCCTGGGAGCGAGCTGGCAGGAGGTGAGCCTCCCCCATACCCAGTATGCTCTGGCCGCCTATTATGTGATCGCCATGAGTGAGGCCTCCTCCAATCTGGCCCGCTTTGATGGCCTGCGCTATGGGCTGCGCCAGGCTGGGGAGGACCGGGACTGGCATACCACCTTCTCCGAGATTCGCAGCAAGGGCTTCGGTCCTGAGGTGAAAAGGCGCATACTCCTGGGGACCTATGCTCTGTCCGCAGGATACTATGGCCGCTACTATCTCAAGGCGCTGAAGGTGAGGACCCTTATCAAAGAGGATTTCCTGCAGGCCTTCAAACAGGTCGATCTCCTCGCCAGCCCGACCATGCCCATTCCCGCTTTCAGGATCGGCGAGCGGATAAACGATCCTCTCTCTCTTTACAAAGCGGACATATTCACCGTGCCCATCAACCTGGCAGGAGTTCCGGCGATATCCCTGCCCTGCGGATTTGCTGGCCAGCTTCCTATCGGCCTGCAGCTTATAGGCCCGCACTTCGGCGAGGCGGCAGTTCTGCAGGCGGCACAGGCTTTTGAGGCGGCGACGCCGTACCATGAGAGGACGCCGGAGGAGGTGGTCTAG
- a CDS encoding Lrp/AsnC ligand binding domain-containing protein, with the protein MVIGFAMVKVVRGHEDEAYLDLRKVSGVKEAYRILGEYQFFVVMQAKSVAALQGLIGGVRSIPDATNICHVLITDRDASKQLAPIDESSFDFEVPVRGCS; encoded by the coding sequence ATGGTTATTGGTTTCGCGATGGTAAAGGTAGTTCGCGGGCATGAGGACGAGGCTTATCTGGACCTCAGGAAGGTCAGCGGGGTAAAAGAAGCCTATCGCATCTTGGGCGAGTACCAGTTCTTCGTAGTAATGCAGGCAAAAAGCGTTGCTGCTCTGCAGGGATTGATTGGCGGGGTAAGGAGTATACCTGACGCGACCAATATCTGCCATGTTCTCATCACAGATAGGGATGCATCAAAGCAGTTAGCCCCGATCGACGAATCATCTTTTGATTTCGAGGTCCCAGTACGGGGATGCTCCTAA
- the rqcH gene encoding ribosome rescue protein RqcH: MKKAMSNVDVAAMVKELQDRILGGFMGKAYQQSSDRIWLSVQSPAEGRLDLLLETGRRVHITKAERPASKTPPQFPTMLRSHLSGGRIVDIRQHQFDRVLEIKVERSGTARYLIVELFPKGSMILLDESRNILSMLRKMLYRGRKMAAGEPYLYHPGQLDPRTIARDELALWLASSGQDLVRSLVRGLNMGGTYGEEVCLVAGVDKNKEAIDLDPGEIDRVHQALSEVFLNETLDPHIVIEDGAPIDVLPRPLKLYSGLEKKRFVTFSEALDAFFVEREKETTRQDPLEHRIELQRKAIEEFRSQEAELVRKGELIYQLYGSVEQILTLMNDARARGFSYNQIWERISGSGLPQAKTILSLDGRGEMRVFLDGEELELNAELAVPQNAQRYYDKAKDMVRKARGAQSALAITEELKAGKVAPKKTRAVSSYYRRRKPKWYERFRWFYSSDGFLVLGGRDADSNEEIYAKYLERRDLAMHTDAPGAPLTAIKTEGKEVPESTLQEAAGFAVSYSSLWKSGLAAADCYLVKGDQVSKTPESGEFLKKGAFVIRGERRYFRDVPLGIALGIRDGVLIGGPVSAAKPGSDPVVEIEQGELNPDDLAKRIYRQFSLKVEDRAFLKSVASVDQIVQFLPPGNSRIKE; the protein is encoded by the coding sequence ATGAAGAAGGCGATGAGCAATGTGGACGTGGCGGCGATGGTCAAGGAGCTTCAGGATCGGATCCTGGGGGGGTTCATGGGCAAGGCCTATCAGCAATCCTCAGACCGGATCTGGCTCTCGGTTCAGTCCCCGGCGGAGGGCCGGCTCGACCTCCTCCTGGAAACGGGAAGGAGGGTCCATATCACCAAGGCTGAGCGCCCGGCCAGCAAAACCCCTCCTCAGTTTCCCACCATGCTCCGAAGCCACCTCTCCGGAGGCCGGATAGTCGATATCAGGCAGCACCAGTTCGATAGGGTGCTGGAGATCAAGGTGGAGCGAAGCGGAACTGCTCGTTACCTCATCGTTGAGCTCTTTCCCAAGGGGAGCATGATCCTGCTCGATGAATCCAGAAACATCCTCAGCATGCTCAGAAAGATGCTCTACCGGGGAAGGAAGATGGCCGCCGGGGAGCCCTACCTCTACCACCCCGGCCAGCTTGATCCAAGGACCATAGCCCGGGATGAGCTGGCCCTCTGGCTTGCCTCCAGCGGCCAAGACCTGGTGAGATCTCTGGTGCGCGGTCTGAACATGGGCGGGACATACGGCGAGGAGGTCTGCCTGGTGGCCGGAGTGGACAAGAACAAGGAGGCCATCGACCTAGACCCTGGAGAGATCGACCGTGTGCATCAGGCATTAAGCGAAGTGTTCCTGAATGAAACCCTCGATCCCCATATCGTCATCGAGGATGGAGCCCCAATAGATGTCCTGCCCCGCCCTCTGAAGCTCTATTCCGGTCTGGAGAAAAAAAGGTTTGTCACCTTCAGCGAAGCTCTGGATGCCTTCTTTGTGGAAAGGGAGAAAGAGACGACCCGGCAGGATCCTTTGGAGCACAGGATAGAGCTGCAGCGCAAAGCCATTGAGGAATTTCGGTCCCAGGAGGCGGAACTGGTGCGGAAGGGCGAGCTGATCTACCAGCTTTACGGCAGCGTCGAGCAGATCCTCACCTTGATGAACGATGCCCGGGCACGGGGCTTCTCCTACAACCAGATCTGGGAGAGGATCAGCGGCTCGGGCCTTCCCCAGGCGAAGACGATCCTCTCTTTGGACGGCAGGGGAGAGATGAGGGTCTTTCTGGATGGGGAGGAGCTGGAGCTTAATGCCGAACTGGCCGTCCCCCAGAATGCCCAGAGGTACTACGATAAGGCCAAGGATATGGTCCGCAAGGCCAGAGGGGCACAGAGCGCTCTGGCCATAACCGAGGAGCTGAAAGCGGGAAAGGTCGCTCCCAAGAAGACCCGCGCCGTTTCTTCATACTACAGACGGAGAAAGCCCAAGTGGTATGAGAGGTTCCGCTGGTTTTACTCCTCCGACGGCTTCCTGGTCTTAGGGGGAAGGGATGCGGATAGCAATGAGGAGATTTATGCCAAATACCTGGAGAGGAGGGACCTGGCCATGCATACCGATGCTCCCGGCGCTCCCCTGACGGCGATTAAGACCGAGGGCAAAGAGGTACCGGAGAGCACTCTCCAGGAGGCGGCCGGGTTTGCGGTAAGCTATTCCTCCCTCTGGAAGAGCGGGCTTGCTGCTGCAGACTGCTATCTGGTGAAGGGTGACCAGGTGAGCAAGACCCCGGAATCGGGGGAGTTCCTGAAGAAGGGTGCCTTTGTAATCCGGGGAGAGCGCAGATACTTCCGGGATGTTCCACTGGGAATAGCCCTGGGCATAAGAGATGGAGTTCTTATAGGCGGTCCCGTATCGGCGGCCAAGCCTGGATCTGACCCGGTGGTGGAGATCGAGCAGGGAGAGCTCAATCCTGACGACCTGGCAAAGAGGATCTACCGGCAGTTCTCTTTAAAGGTGGAGGACAGAGCCTTCTTGAAGTCCGTGGCGTCGGTGGATCAGATCGTGCAGTTCCTGCCGCCGGGAAATTCGAGGATAAAGGAGTGA
- the budA gene encoding acetolactate decarboxylase, whose translation MSDIKIAFDRAYAAIAILFLMMAQGSLAEEDDSLYQISTIGALMQGVYDGTMTFGELGERGDFGLGTVQALDGEMVAVDGRFYQVKSDGVAYSLSDSMITPFSVVTFFDAEETINLGGRYNLSELQGYLDNSLESDNLFYAIRIDGTFDYVKTRSVPAQEKPYPPLEEAIKGQEIFEFHDVEGTVVGFRCPDYVEGVNVPGYHLHFITLDRKAGGHLLDLEIEDASAKVDSISGFEMDLPENKQFYQADLSDSQEEELERIESNPRE comes from the coding sequence ATGAGTGATATAAAAATTGCTTTTGACCGTGCATATGCTGCCATTGCCATCCTCTTTCTGATGATGGCGCAGGGATCGCTGGCTGAGGAGGACGACAGCCTGTATCAGATCTCGACCATTGGCGCGCTTATGCAGGGGGTATATGATGGCACAATGACTTTTGGAGAACTTGGCGAGCGCGGCGATTTCGGGCTGGGGACTGTGCAGGCCCTTGATGGTGAGATGGTTGCCGTTGACGGCCGGTTCTACCAGGTGAAATCCGATGGTGTCGCATATAGCTTGAGCGATAGCATGATCACGCCTTTTTCCGTGGTCACATTCTTTGATGCCGAGGAGACGATAAACCTGGGGGGAAGATATAACCTCAGCGAGCTGCAGGGCTATCTGGACAATTCGCTAGAAAGTGATAATCTGTTTTACGCCATCAGGATCGACGGCACATTCGACTATGTCAAGACAAGAAGCGTGCCCGCCCAGGAGAAGCCCTATCCGCCTCTCGAAGAAGCTATAAAAGGGCAAGAGATATTCGAGTTTCACGATGTTGAGGGAACAGTGGTCGGATTCAGATGCCCAGACTATGTCGAAGGGGTGAATGTTCCCGGCTACCACCTGCACTTCATCACTTTAGATCGCAAAGCGGGAGGCCATCTCCTGGACCTGGAGATCGAGGATGCGAGCGCGAAAGTGGACAGCATATCCGGCTTCGAGATGGATCTACCAGAGAACAAGCAGTTTTATCAGGCAGATCTATCAGATAGCCAGGAGGAAGAGCTGGAGAGGATAGAGAGCAATCCCAGGGAGTAG
- a CDS encoding transglutaminase domain-containing protein yields MITGCNWAGEEIVRDTIVYDKRVVIGSSGILIPTDVRDWLSHTHSKVIARALEEMALPASREAGTFDMRAWRSWDYVTRSIDYVTDKSSFGLEDLWLFPEETLMLGKGDCEDTSFLLASLLLASGISEQCVRVVLGRVASPAGSYGHAWVVYQCESGQWCLLETTLESAPPSFTPADPFTLPGNQYQYQPQFCLNSSHLWSMTRMKNEFTDYLKIRVKPQQPVPSE; encoded by the coding sequence ATGATCACAGGATGTAACTGGGCAGGGGAGGAGATCGTCAGGGACACGATCGTTTATGATAAGAGAGTGGTAATCGGCAGCTCGGGCATACTGATTCCCACTGACGTCCGGGACTGGCTATCTCACACCCATAGCAAGGTAATAGCCAGAGCCCTGGAGGAGATGGCCCTTCCTGCCTCCCGCGAGGCAGGGACATTCGACATGAGAGCCTGGCGGAGCTGGGACTACGTGACCAGGTCAATAGACTACGTCACCGACAAGAGCAGCTTTGGACTGGAAGACCTCTGGCTCTTTCCCGAGGAGACGCTGATGCTCGGAAAAGGGGACTGCGAGGATACCTCTTTTCTCTTAGCTTCTCTTCTCCTGGCTAGCGGGATCTCAGAGCAGTGCGTGCGGGTGGTTTTGGGCCGGGTGGCCTCTCCAGCTGGTTCCTACGGGCATGCCTGGGTGGTCTACCAGTGCGAGTCTGGACAATGGTGCCTCTTGGAGACGACGTTGGAATCAGCGCCTCCCAGCTTCACGCCTGCTGATCCATTCACCCTGCCTGGAAATCAGTATCAATACCAGCCACAGTTCTGCCTGAACTCCTCTCATCTCTGGTCGATGACCCGGATGAAAAACGAATTCACGGATTATCTGAAGATTCGAGTCAAACCTCAGCAACCAGTGCCATCAGAGTGA
- the gatC gene encoding Asp-tRNA(Asn)/Glu-tRNA(Gln) amidotransferase subunit GatC, which translates to MITREDVEHISWLASIKIEEEEKDELVEQFNSILEYFHQLDLVDTEGVEPTYRVVDLANIFREDIARGSLTQDEALFNAPRRENGYFKSPRIV; encoded by the coding sequence ATGATCACCAGAGAAGATGTGGAGCACATCAGCTGGCTTGCCAGCATCAAGATCGAAGAAGAGGAGAAGGATGAGTTGGTGGAGCAGTTCAACTCCATTCTGGAGTACTTCCATCAACTGGATCTGGTGGACACAGAGGGAGTGGAGCCCACCTACCGGGTGGTTGACCTTGCCAATATCTTCAGAGAGGATATAGCCAGAGGCTCTCTCACTCAGGATGAGGCGCTTTTTAATGCGCCGCGACGCGAAAATGGCTACTTCAAGAGCCCAAGGATAGTGTGA
- the gatB gene encoding Asp-tRNA(Asn)/Glu-tRNA(Gln) amidotransferase subunit GatB, with translation MEDVIIGLEIHVQLNRLESKMFCGCSTKYHNSEPNSHTCPVCLGLPGSLPVINRKAVESGIKVGLALNCKIEEETLFYRKNYYYPDLPKGFQISQYDYPLATGGHIMILGDDDQERNIRINRAHMEEDPGRLVHAGTIDKAKYTMVDYNRCGMPLLEVVTEPDLHSPKEARAFLDKLKSILEYLDVFDGSLEGAMRVDANISLKGGDRSEVKNISGFKGVEKALSYEITRQRNLARRNIKVVQETRHFDELRNITVSIRSKVGAHDYRYFPECDLVTLRIASWVPAIREALPELPDSKRERFVRQYSLADDHAKSLTTEIRLADFYEFVAARASPRMAAVWIADVLKGELNYRDLGIESFSPEHMVEIVQLLGENKITEHGAVEVIRDLLDKKGSSPQEIIKSRGLGRAEDDVVARAVAEAVAECSAAVADYKAGSERALNYIVGQVMKKTRGKASPGEVHNLVRAQVDKL, from the coding sequence ATGGAGGATGTCATCATCGGCCTGGAGATTCATGTTCAGCTCAACCGGCTGGAGTCGAAGATGTTCTGCGGCTGCTCGACTAAATATCATAATTCCGAGCCCAACAGCCATACCTGCCCGGTCTGCCTGGGCCTGCCCGGCTCTTTGCCGGTGATCAACCGCAAAGCAGTGGAGAGCGGCATAAAAGTGGGATTGGCCCTGAACTGCAAGATCGAGGAGGAGACCCTCTTTTACCGCAAGAATTACTACTACCCGGATCTGCCCAAGGGCTTCCAGATCAGCCAGTACGACTATCCTCTGGCGACAGGCGGCCATATCATGATCCTGGGCGACGACGACCAGGAGAGGAATATACGCATCAATCGGGCTCATATGGAGGAGGACCCGGGAAGGCTGGTGCATGCCGGGACCATTGATAAGGCGAAGTACACCATGGTGGACTACAACCGCTGCGGCATGCCTCTCTTAGAGGTGGTGACTGAGCCCGATCTGCATTCACCCAAGGAGGCGCGGGCGTTTCTCGATAAGTTGAAGAGCATTCTCGAGTACCTGGACGTCTTTGACGGTTCCCTGGAGGGGGCGATGAGGGTGGATGCCAACATCTCTTTGAAGGGCGGCGACCGCTCCGAGGTCAAGAACATCTCTGGATTTAAGGGAGTGGAGAAGGCCCTCTCCTATGAGATCACCCGCCAGAGGAACCTGGCCCGGCGGAACATCAAGGTGGTGCAGGAAACCCGACACTTCGATGAATTGCGCAACATCACCGTCTCCATCCGCAGCAAGGTGGGGGCGCACGATTACCGCTACTTCCCCGAGTGCGATCTGGTGACCCTGCGCATCGCCTCCTGGGTTCCTGCCATAAGGGAGGCTCTGCCTGAGCTGCCGGACTCGAAGAGGGAGAGGTTCGTCCGGCAGTACAGCCTGGCCGATGACCACGCCAAGTCATTGACCACGGAGATCCGGTTGGCCGACTTCTATGAGTTCGTGGCTGCCCGGGCCTCGCCCAGGATGGCCGCGGTCTGGATCGCCGATGTCCTCAAGGGGGAATTGAACTACCGCGATCTGGGGATAGAGAGCTTCAGCCCGGAGCATATGGTGGAGATTGTGCAGCTGCTCGGCGAGAATAAGATTACCGAGCACGGGGCGGTGGAGGTCATCCGCGACCTGCTGGATAAGAAAGGCAGCTCGCCCCAGGAGATCATCAAATCCCGCGGCCTGGGCCGGGCGGAGGATGATGTGGTGGCACGAGCGGTTGCGGAGGCGGTGGCGGAGTGCAGCGCGGCCGTCGCGGACTATAAAGCGGGAAGCGAGAGGGCCCTGAACTATATCGTGGGTCAGGTGATGAAAAAGACCAGGGGCAAGGCCAGCCCTGGCGAGGTACATAATCTGGTCCGGGCCCAGGTGGACAAGCTTTAG
- a CDS encoding DJ-1/PfpI family protein — protein sequence MKSPFLTPLILILLAAMSPASAQTASDTDYTCWQCPVCGYTVILTPAEAESIDPYTLCPNCYSAYAGNFIQVYCSGYVPKDDQSDDPYQDNEQPYWQEDEMNSQDFGDNKDSEDRSGNGLAPALDTGSSKEKILMVLPPDQYQEEELNVPRDYFQSMGYQVHLASKGVKTATGMSGERTEVDLDLDEVKLSDYIAVVFVGGEGIYSQELNRDPDYQKIAKSANAQKKIVGAICLGPWILADAGLLKGKKATASETDHIKSKGAIVSDDAVVQDGKIITANGPSASQEFAEAVVAALQASSPTDGNSDQLDKTEANAAASSNAASQAAAWRCKVCGYVYDPAENDGVAFEDLPGTWKCPCGAPKSKFVRV from the coding sequence ATGAAAAGCCCATTCCTCACACCACTCATTCTCATATTGCTGGCTGCGATGTCTCCAGCATCTGCACAGACTGCTTCAGATACAGACTACACCTGCTGGCAGTGTCCCGTCTGCGGATATACCGTCATCCTGACGCCGGCCGAGGCTGAGAGCATTGATCCCTACACCCTCTGCCCGAACTGCTATTCCGCATATGCCGGCAACTTCATTCAAGTCTACTGCTCAGGCTATGTTCCCAAGGACGATCAATCCGACGACCCGTATCAGGATAATGAGCAGCCGTATTGGCAAGAAGATGAAATGAACTCGCAGGATTTCGGAGATAACAAAGACTCAGAGGATAGATCGGGCAATGGCCTTGCGCCTGCTCTGGATACAGGCTCAAGCAAAGAGAAGATCCTGATGGTTCTCCCGCCAGATCAGTATCAAGAAGAGGAGCTGAATGTGCCTCGCGACTACTTCCAGAGCATGGGCTACCAGGTTCATCTGGCCAGCAAAGGGGTGAAGACAGCCACCGGAATGAGCGGCGAGAGGACGGAGGTGGATCTGGACCTTGATGAGGTAAAGCTCTCCGATTACATCGCCGTGGTCTTCGTGGGCGGGGAAGGGATCTACTCCCAGGAGCTGAACCGTGACCCGGACTACCAGAAGATCGCCAAATCGGCCAACGCACAAAAGAAAATCGTGGGAGCCATCTGTCTGGGCCCCTGGATCCTGGCGGACGCCGGCCTTCTCAAGGGTAAGAAGGCCACTGCATCTGAGACCGACCATATCAAGTCAAAGGGAGCGATAGTATCAGACGATGCTGTGGTTCAGGACGGAAAGATCATCACTGCTAACGGCCCCTCCGCCTCTCAGGAGTTTGCCGAAGCGGTAGTCGCTGCCCTGCAGGCTTCCTCTCCCACTGATGGCAATTCAGATCAATTGGATAAAACCGAAGCAAACGCAGCTGCATCGAGCAATGCAGCCTCTCAGGCTGCCGCCTGGAGGTGCAAGGTATGCGGATACGTATATGATCCAGCGGAAAATGATGGAGTGGCATTCGAAGATCTGCCAGGCACCTGGAAATGCCCCTGCGGGGCCCCCAAGAGCAAGTTCGTCAGAGTCTGA
- a CDS encoding baeRF10 domain-containing protein has product MQPKPEFTSISPGNLVAVTEIDLGALAEIYDEMDIYLSIYMKSASTADLDASRSFVASRFRAMEKSLPSELRESFQKTVSLAQEAIESPSWKGERSRVILASSPESFLHVYRMGLEAEPLVVLDTSPFLLPLARLRDDYLDWGLLLLDSQEAKLFVIRSRIMEEMSRSSIDLMNKHKKGGWSQMRFDRLRKGAIKSFFTQVAEDLANLDNLQGMRGLVLAGPGEAKSQLKELLPPQARDRVLGLLDVPMGTVPSELVKMGDQVALDYERSVSKKRAEELKSNVLKGQLSSYGIDPVRDALTHGRVNTLVMLSDYVVPGWICEKCQHFQEGARPEICPQCGGRTSQVNVLEELYELAQRTGAEVEFVEEDEFLQSIGGVGAILRY; this is encoded by the coding sequence ATGCAGCCCAAGCCCGAGTTCACCAGCATCTCCCCCGGCAATCTGGTTGCGGTCACCGAGATCGACCTGGGAGCCCTCGCGGAGATATACGATGAGATGGACATATATTTATCGATTTATATGAAAAGCGCCAGCACGGCGGACCTGGACGCCAGCCGTTCTTTTGTCGCCTCCCGGTTCAGGGCCATGGAAAAGTCCCTTCCCTCCGAACTTCGAGAATCCTTTCAGAAGACCGTCTCTTTGGCCCAGGAGGCAATAGAATCGCCATCCTGGAAAGGAGAGAGATCAAGGGTGATCTTAGCCTCCAGCCCGGAGTCATTCCTGCACGTCTACCGGATGGGACTGGAGGCGGAGCCTCTAGTGGTCCTGGACACCTCGCCATTTCTCCTTCCCCTGGCCAGGCTCAGGGACGACTACCTGGACTGGGGCCTTTTGCTGCTCGACTCTCAGGAGGCCAAATTGTTTGTCATCCGCTCCCGCATCATGGAAGAGATGAGCCGCTCTTCTATCGACCTTATGAACAAGCATAAGAAAGGTGGATGGAGCCAGATGCGCTTTGACCGCTTGCGAAAGGGGGCCATCAAGTCCTTCTTCACCCAGGTAGCAGAGGACCTCGCCAATCTGGATAACCTGCAGGGGATGAGGGGACTGGTGCTTGCCGGACCGGGTGAGGCGAAAAGCCAGCTCAAGGAATTGCTCCCCCCACAGGCCAGGGATCGGGTATTAGGCCTGCTGGATGTCCCCATGGGCACAGTTCCCAGCGAGCTGGTGAAGATGGGCGACCAGGTGGCCCTGGATTACGAGCGCTCGGTGAGCAAGAAGAGGGCAGAGGAGCTGAAGTCCAATGTGCTCAAGGGCCAGCTTTCCTCCTACGGAATCGATCCGGTCAGAGATGCTCTGACTCATGGCAGGGTCAACACTTTAGTCATGCTCTCCGATTATGTGGTCCCCGGCTGGATCTGCGAAAAATGCCAGCACTTCCAGGAGGGGGCTCGGCCCGAGATCTGCCCCCAGTGCGGCGGCAGGACCTCTCAGGTGAACGTCTTAGAGGAGCTCTACGAGCTGGCCCAGAGGACGGGAGCAGAGGTGGAGTTCGTGGAGGAGGATGAGTTCCTGCAGTCTATTGGCGGCGTGGGGGCAATACTGCGCTATTGA